CGGTCATCGCCGCGCTCGAAGGCCAGCTGACCATCGCCATCCACCTGGAAGAGGCCGACCACGGCATCGCCGCCGCCCTCCTGCCCGCCCTGGAGCTGAAGGCCGGCCGCATTCTCGTGAACGGTTTCGGCACCGGCGTTGAGGTGGCCCACGCCATGGTCCACGGCGGCCCGTTCCCCTCGACCAGCGACGGCCGCACGACCTCGGTCGGAACCTTGGCCATCGCGCGGTTCCTGCGTCCGGTCAGCTACCAGAACTTGCCGGAAGCGCTGCTACCGGCGGAGCTGCGGACGGAGAACCCGCTGGGCCTGACGCGCCGGGTCGATGGGTTGGTGAAGGTGGGGTGACTGCGCGCTTCAAGATCCTCCCCCGCGATGCGGGGGAGGTGGCCCAGAGGGCCGGAGGGGGCTAACGCGGCTTTCGCCCAGCTCGCCCCCTCAGTCACTCCGTGACAGCTCCCCCGCATCGCGGGGGAGCATCTTTATGGCTAATGCCCCCCAGCCGCCGGCGGCTTGGCGAACTTGGCCACATCCGCTTCCGTCACCGGCTTGGCGTAGCTGTTGCCGAAGTGGGTGCGGACATAGGTCACCGCCTCGGCCATCTGGGCGTTGCTCAGCATGCCGGCGAAGCCTGGCATGGCGCCCTGCCCGCGCGCCACGACCATGATCGGATAGGCCGCGCCCGCCAGTTTCGGGTTCGAGGCCAGGGCGGGGATGGTCCCCGCGCCCACGGCGCCCTTGGCGTCCGCCATGTGGCAGGCCTGGCAGACCGCGCCATAGACCTGCTCGCCGGTGACGGGCTTTTCGACCCGCACGACCCCACCACTGGTGTCCTGGGCCAAGGTGGCGGCCGGCAGGGTCATCAAGGCGCCGGCCACAAGAAGAAGCATCCGCATGTCAGGGCTCCCGATCAGGCGCTCAGGGCGCGTTTGTGCAGGCGGCTGATGGCGTCGATGGACGACAGCAGCGCCCCCTCCATCCAGCAGCCGACATAGGAGGCGTGCTCGCCGGCCAGCACGATCCGGCGGTCCATGGCCACCAGGGTCTGGTAGTGCTCCTTGCGCGTCTCCTCGTTCCAGCGGGCGCAGCAGCCCAGGCTCCAGGGCACGCGGCTCCAGGCCACCGAGGCGCCGGTGCGGAACTCCTTGCGGTAGCTGCCGGGGTGGATCACCGAGCCCTGCGCCAAGGCCGCCTCGATCCGCTGCTCAGGCGTCATGCCGGCCAGGCGGAAGGCGCCGAGGTCGCGGGCGAAGGCGCCCAGCAGCACCGCCGGACCGTCCTGGAACATGTTGTTGTTGGGATAGGAGATCAGGCTGATCTCCTGGTCGGTGAAGCTGTGGCCGCCGTAGATGAAGTCGTCCTCCTCCCAGAAGCGGCGCTTCATCTCCAGGCCGATCTTGACCTGGCCCGAATAGGGCACGGCCTTGATGGCGGCCATCATCTCGTCGGTCACGGCCAGATCCATCTGGCCCAGGATGCCCAGCGGGATCGTACAGACACACCAGTCGCCCTTGGCCTCGACGACCTTGCCGGTGACGGTGTCGGCGTAGGTGACGACCACGCCCTTGTCGTCCTGGGCGATCTTGCTGACCTTGGCGTTGTAGGTGATCAGGCCCTCGACCTGCTTGGCGAAGGCCTTGCCGATCATGTCCATGCCGCCCACCGGCTGGAACATGGTGGTCTGCATCTCGTGGCCCATGAAGAAGGCCATCGACGTCCAGACCTGCGGGTCCAGGACGTCATGCAGGCTGTAGAGATCGTCCGACGGGATCGGCGCGCCGTCCACCCCGCCGCCGCCCGGCCGCTTGAAGCCCCGGTGCGAGGAGGCCCGCAGCGAGGCCGAGTAGCGGTAGTCCTTGTCCAGCATGCCCCAGCCTTTGAGGGCTGCGAGCAGGCGGTCGCGATCCTCCTGGGTGACCGCGTCGTCCAGCGCCTTGGCGTTGACCGACTTGGCCAAGAGCTCGGCGATGTTGCCCTCGAAGTCGGCGGCGGCGGCGTTGAAACGCACCGGCTTGCCGCCGAAGGCCTGGGACGAGTGGACCCAGCCCGAATGGTTGAACTGGATGAACGGCTCCAGGGCCACGCCGAACTGTTTGCAGTAGTGCAGCAGGGTCCGGTGGTGGTGCGGAATGCGCCAGGGGCCGGGGTTGAAGTAGTTGCCGGCCGCATAGCCGACCTTCTGGGTTGCGCCGCCCAGCTCGGTATAGGTGTCGCCCCCGCGAAGGGACCAATTGCGGCCGCCGGGGCGGTTCTGGAACTCCAGAATCTGGACCTTGTAGCCGGCCTTGCGCAGCTCGAACGCCGCCAGCATACCCGCCAGGCCCGCGCCCAGCACGATGACGCTGGCCCCCGGCCGCGCGCCTTGCAGGTTGGGCGGGCCGTGGAACTGGGTCTCGGCCGCGTGGCCCAGGGACGTCATCGCCTGATACAGCGCGGCCGTGCCGCCGACCTTGGCGATGGCCGAAAGAAGCTGACGCCGCGTTGGCGTTCCAGCGCCCGATTGCATGAACTCGTACCCCCGTCGAACCGCCGACAGGGGCGGTGTGGAGGCAGCAGCGCACGGGAGGTCGGGCCTCGGCGAGTCTCGGCGCCGCAATGCAGCGACGCTTGGCGGTCAGGCGCCGAATTATCGGCGCCCTGAGCGTCCAGTTGCGCGCGAAGCAGGCGCCGGCCTAGCGCACCACCCGCAGGGTCGGTTTGTCGCCCGTGGCCTGAATCAAGGGAACGGTGAAGTGGAAGCTGGACCCCTCGCCCGGCGTCGAGCGCACGCCGACCGTCCCGCCCATCAGCTCGACCAGCTCGCGGCAGATGGCCAGCCCAAGTCCCGCCCCGTCATGGACGCGGGTCATCGAGGTGTCGACCTGGGAAAAGGTCTTGAAGAGATCTGGCAGATGCTCGGGCGCGATGCCCAGGCCGGTGTCCTCGACCTCGAAGCGCAGACCGATCTTGCCCCCTCGGCGCACCCGCACCGTGACCGAGCCTTCGTCGGTGAACTTCACGCCATTGGCCACCAGATTGCCCAGCACCTGGCGCAGCCGCACCGGGTCGCCGGTCCAGCGGCCCCGCAGTTCGGGGTCGATGTCGGTGACCAGCGCCAGGCCCTTGGCGGCGGCGGCGCCCGAAAAGGCCGCGCAGGACGCCTCGACCAGACCGGCCAGGTCGAACACCTCGGCGCGCAGACGCACCCCGCCATGCTCCAGCCGGGCGATGTCCAGAATGTCGTTCAGCAGCGCCAGCAGCGCCCGGCCGGACTCCTCGAGGATCCGCAAGCGCTTGGCCTGGGGCTCGGACAGGGTGTCGGCCGCCATCACCTGGGCCATGCCCAAGACCCCGTTCAGCGGCGTGCGGACCTCGTGGCTCATATTGGCCAGAAAGCGGGTCTTGGCCGCGTCGGCCGCCTCGGCGGCTTCCTTGGCGGCGACCAGGGCCAGGCGGCTGGCCTCCATACTGGCCAGGGCCTCGGCCACGCGCTGCATCAATACCGCCCCGGCGATGGTCAGCACCAAGAAGCCGACGATGATCAACGGCGCGATGCTGCGGATCAGGGACAGGCCAGGGTTCTGAGGCGACCAGGCGAACGCGCCGATAGGCTTGCCGTCCATGTCGGTCAGGACGACGCGGGGACCTCGCTCCGGCGCTCCCTTCAGCAGCGTCAGCCCCTTGAAGCCCATATCGGCGGCGAACTGACGGACGAACGCCTCGTCCATGCGGCGGGCGCTGACCACCACGGCCTGCGGTCCGCCATACAGCGCGGCCACCCGAGCGCTTTCGGGCGTGATCGAGGCCAGGGCCACGAGATAGACCGCTCCGTCGACGCGCATCAGACCCATACGAGTCACCTCGCCGGCCGTGCTCAGTCGCCCCGCCCGCCGGGCCGCCCGCGCCTTGTCGCCGATCTCCGAGACGAACCGGGCCGTGGCGGCGGGAAACGCCCCCATGGTTTCGGGCGCGGCGCGTTGCCCCTCTCGTGCGGCGTAGACCACCTGACCCGCAAGAACAACGAAGGTCAGATCGTGGTCGAACTGCTGGTGGTAGTAAGCGCCAAAATTCGTATCGGCCCAGGCTTGGTCGACCCTCGGTCCGATCGCCTGATAGGCGGCGTCCCAGACGGTAGCCGAGGTCACCTCGCGCTCCATCCGGTCGAGCGTGCGCGTAAGGCCTCGCGTCGCCAGGGCGATGTCGTCGGCGGTGTCGGTGCGGTCGACCTGGTGGGCGGCCTGCAACATCAGCGCCAAGGCGCCGAGAACCGAAACCAGGACCAGCACGGCGGCGGCGCCGACGATCCCGAAGATCAGTCGCGTCGGCCGCGCGTCGAGCCGCATCGCTGATAAGGTTTCCCGCCCCATGCCTTACCCTGCGCGAGGACCGGATACCATGATACGCGACCTGTGGTCGCAGACCCAAGGCGCCGCAAGGCGAGCGGCCGCCTTCAACCCCGCGACGCTACCCGTTTTGAGCACGACTGATGGGTCAATCCACCGCCAGCATACCCTCCAGCTTCAGGCGGAAGACCAGGGTGCTGTCGGGCGGGATCTCGCCAAGATCGCGCGAGCCGTAGGCCAGCTCGGGCGGGATGAAGAGCATCCACTCGTCGCCGACCTTCATCTTCGGCAAGGCCTCCAGCCAGCCTTGGATCAGGCCGTCGGCAGGCATGATCGCCGCCTTGCCGCGCGCGAAGCTCGAGTCGAAGACCGTGCCGTTCAACAGCTTGCCCTCGTAGTTGACCTTGACGATGTCGCCCAGCTTCGGCGACGGGCCGTCCTTGGGGCCCGAGGCGATGACCTTGTACTGCAGGCCCGACGGCAGGCT
The DNA window shown above is from Caulobacter sp. FWC26 and carries:
- a CDS encoding cytochrome c, whose product is MRMLLLVAGALMTLPAATLAQDTSGGVVRVEKPVTGEQVYGAVCQACHMADAKGAVGAGTIPALASNPKLAGAAYPIMVVARGQGAMPGFAGMLSNAQMAEAVTYVRTHFGNSYAKPVTEADVAKFAKPPAAGGH
- a CDS encoding flavin monoamine oxidase family protein yields the protein MQSGAGTPTRRQLLSAIAKVGGTAALYQAMTSLGHAAETQFHGPPNLQGARPGASVIVLGAGLAGMLAAFELRKAGYKVQILEFQNRPGGRNWSLRGGDTYTELGGATQKVGYAAGNYFNPGPWRIPHHHRTLLHYCKQFGVALEPFIQFNHSGWVHSSQAFGGKPVRFNAAAADFEGNIAELLAKSVNAKALDDAVTQEDRDRLLAALKGWGMLDKDYRYSASLRASSHRGFKRPGGGGVDGAPIPSDDLYSLHDVLDPQVWTSMAFFMGHEMQTTMFQPVGGMDMIGKAFAKQVEGLITYNAKVSKIAQDDKGVVVTYADTVTGKVVEAKGDWCVCTIPLGILGQMDLAVTDEMMAAIKAVPYSGQVKIGLEMKRRFWEEDDFIYGGHSFTDQEISLISYPNNNMFQDGPAVLLGAFARDLGAFRLAGMTPEQRIEAALAQGSVIHPGSYRKEFRTGASVAWSRVPWSLGCCARWNEETRKEHYQTLVAMDRRIVLAGEHASYVGCWMEGALLSSIDAISRLHKRALSA
- a CDS encoding ATP-binding protein; the protein is MRLDARPTRLIFGIVGAAAVLVLVSVLGALALMLQAAHQVDRTDTADDIALATRGLTRTLDRMEREVTSATVWDAAYQAIGPRVDQAWADTNFGAYYHQQFDHDLTFVVLAGQVVYAAREGQRAAPETMGAFPAATARFVSEIGDKARAARRAGRLSTAGEVTRMGLMRVDGAVYLVALASITPESARVAALYGGPQAVVVSARRMDEAFVRQFAADMGFKGLTLLKGAPERGPRVVLTDMDGKPIGAFAWSPQNPGLSLIRSIAPLIIVGFLVLTIAGAVLMQRVAEALASMEASRLALVAAKEAAEAADAAKTRFLANMSHEVRTPLNGVLGMAQVMAADTLSEPQAKRLRILEESGRALLALLNDILDIARLEHGGVRLRAEVFDLAGLVEASCAAFSGAAAAKGLALVTDIDPELRGRWTGDPVRLRQVLGNLVANGVKFTDEGSVTVRVRRGGKIGLRFEVEDTGLGIAPEHLPDLFKTFSQVDTSMTRVHDGAGLGLAICRELVELMGGTVGVRSTPGEGSSFHFTVPLIQATGDKPTLRVVR
- a CDS encoding FKBP-type peptidyl-prolyl cis-trans isomerase, yielding MRLFASLAVTAVLAAAGAAHAQVTPSAPPQLNAGPSAAATAGKAFLANNAKAPGVVSLPSGLQYKVIASGPKDGPSPKLGDIVKVNYEGKLLNGTVFDSSFARGKAAIMPADGLIQGWLEALPKMKVGDEWMLFIPPELAYGSRDLGEIPPDSTLVFRLKLEGMLAVD